CCAACATTATCATTTTATCACCCAACTCAGCTTGAAATGTACAGAAttggactaaaacaaataaaaatgtaggAGTCAGACCTCTTTAGGTGACAGAATGGAGATGTAGTCCTCGTAGATGACCCGAGCCTTTTCTTCTATCGCACTCTTATTGGTCTCTTTGCAGAATTCCTCACAGGCTAACCAGAAGAGCATATTCTCCTCGCTGAATTCAGTGCGAAGAAACTGTCGAAAGGAGTTCCTCCCCGCTGGGCAACACATCAGCTTGTCAAATGACTGCCCCCATGAGCGCACCTCCTCCAACGTAGGCTTAGGACTGCAAAGAGTGCACACAATATGGCAGTGAGCGATTTTAACACGGAGCTAAAACATCGAGTAGATGCAGCTACTTTGGGCCTTGGTTTCAACTGACCAGTCTTCACAGTCTGCGGTCCCTTCCTTGACGTCATACGATGCTTTTCGGTTCCTGTCATCCCTGTCTTCATTCCTattggacagacacacacatgaggATTTAATAACTGTTATAACTCTCTGGGATACATTTTAAATCATGACATTTACAGACATATGTTTTCCTAGTAACAGATGATGAACAGGTgacattttcattagttttcattcatATCTTGTGtttcaatttgtttgtttttttagctttAGTTTGATATTCATTATGAAGAAATGACTGGTTTTAATGTTAGCTTTCAAGTATTAGGAGAAAAACCCCTGATTTATGAAAACCAAAAAGGGTAAGATGTATAAATGTGAGACTTATAAAACCATTATCAAAGGctttatagcaggggtctcaaacatgtggcccgggggccaaatgtgccCCGCCAGagattccaatccagcccgtgtgACTagttagcaaagtgcaaaaattccacagtcaaggctgttgaatttattttagctctggttccacatacagaccaatatgatctaaagtaaaataactgCATGATAACCtacagaatataatgactccatattttcttctcagtttgatgtgaaaaaaataatattacatcttgcctataaataatataaaaacttcacatttttgattgtgtggaatgctgaatgttgtcaacagtatatgatgttttatgtgtcttttatacttctagtaacactcttttttatactgctttttagatatttatgccgtcagggttttctttttatgttttagtttttatacttttttaatatacattatttatttatttttttaatggcacTTAGtatgattgcactttttaatttcattgtacctgtacaatgacaataaagacattctattctgttctattctattctattctattctattctattctattctattctattctatttttgtctttgttttagtgcaaataaataacattacattatgaaaatatttacatttacaaactatcctgtaacaataaaacatgaataacctgaacaaatatgaacaactggtaatttctaaagaaaattcagcacaatttttaacaattttctgcctgttactaagtgtttagtgtctttgcagatccgatccgtgatgcacatgtagaaacgataaggtgagacataatattgttaaaattgcacttatttttcttaagaaatttcagttttttcaggttattcacatcttttttgtttggatagtttataaaagtaagtattttcataatttaacgggggttttttgcactacaacaaagacaacaatttggagttgtgattatttataggttattatgctattattttactggtctggcccactggagatcaaaaaaatgtggcccctgaaagaaaatgagttgagacccctgctttacagtaTACAAAGCCATTTATTCATTTACACAGTGAATCGTTAACATTGGGTTAATTTAACTTGCGGTTCCTCTTGTCTACATTTAGTTTTCTTTAACTACTATGAGCTTTCAATGCGTATTTAGACATATTTTACATCTTAATGAGGCTGCTACGAAACaaaactgtgatctgtagttgtgttaataacaagagatggaatattgtagaaactgttcttattttagttccaaacttttaacaacattctgcctgttaccaaatgtttatgtaacactgtgtgtaaatgtacatgtataaataataagttgaggcataatattgttaaaattgcactaatttttcaaatgaaatttctgttttttcaggttattcacatcttttttgtaaaatgcaaatattttcatagtttaattggtgtttttttggactaaaacaaaaagaaaaacttggatttgtcattatttataggttattaagtcattattttactggtctggcccgcttgagatcaaattgggctgaatatggcccctgaaagaaaatgagtttgagacccctgctttatagTATACAAAGCCATTTATTCATTTACACAGTGAATCGTTAACATTGGGTTAATTTAGCTTGCAATTCTTTTTGTCTACATTTAGTTTTCTTTAACTATTATGAGTTTTCAATGcgtatttaaacatattttacaTCATAATGAGGCTGCTGCGAAACAAatctgtgatctgtagttgtgttaataataagagatgaaatattgtagaaattgtttttattttagttccaaactccaaacctttaacaatattctgcctgttaccaaatgtttatgtaacactgtgtgtaatgtacatgtagaaataataagttggggcataatattgttaaaattgcactaatttttccaaatgaaatttctgttttttcaggttattcacatcttttttgtaaaatgtaaatattttcataatttaattggtgtttttttttggactaaaacaaaatgaaaaacttggatttgtcattatttataggttaagtcattattttactggtctggcccacttgagatcaaattgggctaaatatggaactgaaccaaaatgagtttgagacccctgctttatagTATACAAAGCCATTTATTCATTTACACAGTGAATTGTTAACATTGAGTTAATCTACCTTGCAGTTCTTCTTGtctacatttacttttctttacCTACTATGAGCTTTCAGTGCGTATTTAGACATATTTTACATCATAATGAGGCTGCTGCGAAACAAATGTCCAACCATCCATCCTGCTGCTGAGACGCAGTGGCTCAGGCTGTGCTGTCCTCTGCGCAGTAATGTCCATGCTGAGTACTATGAGTGAGATCTCAGGTGGTGGAAAAGACCTACCAGGAACAGCTacagcagcagcaccagcagAAGCAACATGCATTTGAGCCCCGTGGGTTGGCCTGGCCCGGCTGGCCCTGCTGGGCCGGTGCAGTTCCCCCCGCTGCCGACTCCTGCTGCACCGACATCTGCCTCTTTCGCATCTCCATCCGCTCTGATCCCATGGGCTATACGCAaaggagaagagaaggagaaggccACAGAGAATTTTCCGTGTCAGGAATGGTATTTAACtgagattttgtcacatttatgGGGAGGAATCTCATAGCCTGCAATGCATTTGTAGGATACAACTCAGTGCCAGTGCCATAAAAATAGCAGACAGCACTGGGTGTACTGTACTAGACTGAATGAAGACAACGACCTGTGCAAAAAAACCTGATGGTGCATACATTTTTAACAACACTATTTTACTGCGATCAAAAATTCATGTAAATGACCACTCACTGGTTGACACTAATTTGTATGTTACATGTGCAGGAAGTAAAGTGCTGCTGATGCTCTCTGGCGAGTGCATGTGTTGGCATGCTCGAAGGTCACACTGTAATGGAATGCTGCCTGCTAAATTCAGGGGAAAACTATGGAGGAATGCATCTCCTATTTTGTTGTTTCCTGTCTGACTAATCTGAGTCTCTAAAGTCAAACTGTTGGTAACATGAGTATGGATGTGTTCAGTATCTATAAACCAAAATTTGAAATATCCCATTTGTAAAAGCAATACATTAAAGGATTTGCAATGCTTACTGGATCCACATGGAgcaatagtgtaaaaaaaaaacacttgcagATCATTTGAATATTTGACGGTTTAGGATTTGTCAGATTGTCACGCACCTTGGGCTGCCATGCATGTATCATGTTCATGCCTTATAATTGTGACTGTATCTCTCCACTCAACACAATCCTTGTAAAGGGGGTTTAAGGCCTGTGGAGAGGTACAGACTGGCTATGCTCACAGAATGACTTCTTGTCTGATTTTAACAAATGTGTCATCACCAGGTCAGACACTGCCAAATCCTGTCAGATCATTTATGTAACAAAGCTGTCTCTTTCAACGCACGGCATCATCCAGCTACTACCTGACACAAGAAACGACGCTTTAAAAATGTCAGAAGATTTGGTacatgggaggaggaggaggaggaggaggaggaggaggaagaggaggaggaggaagaggatggagggggggcaggggggggcCTGAAGGCGCAGCTTGCAAATCTATAACCGCAGCATCTATCACAGCTTTCAGAGAATACAATACCATTTGGTCTGTTCTAAAATGGATCCGTGCGCGGTTTCATTCCGATTTGGAAGTGGCTTCAGCTCCAGATTTGGTGCGTCTTTTTTGCCAAATGGCATATTTTACGCGTTAGGTGTCGGGTACTTCAAAGCTGACACAATTGCAGTACGCTATGGCTTGACTCAACAGCTATAGACGAtgaaatgggggtggggggtggtggtggtggtggtggtggtggtggtcgtTTCCATTCAACGGAGAAATTCTGATAACACCAAATAAAACACTGCTTTTCTTAAATCCTACAGATGCGCAAACGTGAAGGACACAAATGTTTAATGATCCCCAGCACAAACATATTGCATTATAGCAACTCGAACATCACATCAATGGAAAGTGCCACCATGAAGAACCGTAGAGCTTCATCGCCCTGGATAACCACCGAAAAGACACTGCCTAGATCTGTTAAAAGCCCGCTGAACAGCAAGATAGTGacatgccatttaaaaaaacagccaGGAAACGGCGTCAAACGCTCCGCTTATGAAATGTCCGTGCAAGGATACATCTGTTTGCTACCAATACTTACAATTTCACCATGTATGCACAGCGAGAAGAGGTAATTCTTTGCCTTGATTACATCCGATGGCACATAAGGCTTTTTCCCCCCGACCGGCTGCTTCTAGTCAGTACGCATGCGTCTTCTGTCTAACTCGTAGTAGCCCAGTGAAGAGCGTAAACCCCGACAGTACAGCACAGGTTGACAGTGCGCGTCCTTTACACTGTCCTGGATGTGCGTCTCCAGGGATGGACCTTACAAGCAATTGGTGCGTAATAGCAAATCAAGACCACAGACTttgttcaaaaaaacaaaaacaaaacaaaaaaaacccataagaCTAAAGCCTCAGGATGGAAAAGATTGCTAAGTTCTTGTTTCATTTCTTCTATTTCCAAAGCTCAAATTATTAAAAAGAAACACAATGATGATTCAATAGTTCCATTCTTTGTGCGTTACCGTCTCTGTCGCTGTCTGTGGTGCTGAAATAACCACCAGCTGCTGAAATCAAGACCACAGACTTTgttctaacaaaaaaaaataaataaataaattaaataaaaatagaataaatacataaGACTAAAGCCTCAGGATGGAAAAGATTCCTAAGTTCTTGTTTCATTTCTTCTATTTCCAAAGCTCAAATTATTAAAAAGAAACACAATGATGATTCAATAGTTCCATTCTTCGTCTCTGTCACTGTCTGTGGTGCTGAAATAACCACCAGCTGCTGATATCAAGACAACAAACTTcgttctaaaaaataaataaataaataaacacagaagACTAAAGCCTCAGGATGGAAAAGATTCCTAagttcttctttcatttcttCTAGTTCCAAAGCTcaaattattaaaaaagaaacacaatgaTGATTCAATAGTTCCATTCTTCGTCTCTGTCGCTGTCTGTGGTGCTGAAATAACCACCAGCTGATGGGCAGCAAAACTTACAGACAGAAATATTTCAAGGAAAGGACATTTACTGCTTCTGTGCTTTATGGATTGCTtttgttaaaaaatattattatttttattacattttatgccTCCCAGTCTCCTTTTCTAGTCCTTCACAGATGACTGCCAGACTGCTGTGTGCCTTGAAATCCACAGCACAGGCCTGAGACCGGTGCTGATACAGAATACAACACTGCCATCTGAAGGTAGATAGGACTATAGCACCATCACCGTGCTCTGTGGATATTACATTAAAGATAAAAACCACCCCCAAAGCTCATATAAATCTGAGAAAAATGGTTATGTTATCAAGTTCTGATCTGTTTCTCTCATGGCCTGTAGTAAGAGGTTATATATTGTGATACTGGATCATACTATAGCAGGGTATTTGCTGAAACTGGGGAACTAGAGATGGGAGAAAATACAATGTAACCCATCGTTAAATGTGATTAAATCCATTCTGTATATTTTTCTTGAGTTGCTGCCTGCCATGCCTTGCTTTATACGTGCACCAGATGGCACTATGTACTCAAAAGCCACCTTTTTGACAAAAGTATAGACCAACGTATTGCGTTTCATCTACTGAATCTACATCAAGACATTTGCAGTAGTGTTTGACTTGGTTCTACAGTCAAACAAGATGCTCTTTGATGCCAGGGGAATTAATCCTCAGACTGCTTTGTAATGTAATGCTGCAGAAAACAAACATCTATAGTAAAAGACTCAGTGGAATATTGTTCTGACAGTGTGGTGCTGTTCTCTTATTCCACCAATTGACCCACTTTCCAATTCATCCACAGACGTCTCACATGTCTTGTCAATAAAGGGCAAAGATTGCTTTTCGTCTTCTTTTAGAACTTTTCAACTGCACTAAGCCGGGCATGTCCTGACTATTCACACATCTTTGTTTCCCTCTGAGATATGAACATGTGACCTAATCCGCAACACTTCATTTAACACCTTCCCCTGTGTTCATGTTATGCAACACAGACCCACAAATAGCCACGCGAGATTGATACATACACACATGAGCGAGGAATGATACTGTACGTTATTGTAATTTGATGAACATGCACATTTGTGTTTTCCCGTCTGGACACAGCCAAAAGGAGGTGCGACTATGTCTGAATTGAAGGTCACATGGAGTAGGATGACAGAACTGGGTGACAAGATGAATAAAGTCTTTTCAATATGTGATTAAGGGGATTGAAATCACTGTCTAGCTTTAAGGATGATAGCATTAACTGCAGATTCAATCACTGGGGCTCAACATGCAGATAGGCACTGGAGGGGAAGTGTGGTTTTACAACACCTCAACAGATCATTCTTGACATCTGTGAAGCTTTTGAAGGTGAAGATGGCTCatgcactcaaaaaaaaaaggtagtaaaATAGCATAGGAGTGTAATAATGTCCGTCTGATcgtattttccatttgacattatTGATATCCTAATGATTCTGTCTTTCCCCCAGGTGCGTTGATCAAATAGTTCTTTATACTGTAAATGTCAGGCTAAATTAAATAATGCACAATAGATGTCTTAATACTTGTAAATAAGTTACAAAGTCTGTCCTTTTTTTAACTACTGTATTGCATTATCGAAATACTATAACTCTGGGCGACAGGTCTCAGTGTAGATTGACGATCACCATTAAAGGGAAACTAGATTTTGCTGTGCCCACTTGGAAATGTGAAAGGACACATATTTATGTGTCATCTAATCCCCAATAAGATCTACTTTTATTCTTGTCTGTATCACCCTTTTCAAGAAGCCATGGCAACATATCATAAAATTATCCAGTCATAGCTTTAACTGAAACAATATGATGAATGTTTACACGTCTGCACTGAAAATAAAGCTCTGATCTTAACCTCAGAcctaggaaagtacaagtttggactttttttttagtaaaataattgcctatatttgaaacatcatgatgcaacagttttttcagatgcatttttgcaaaattttatggaatctcctttgtggtggacagttttttttttttttttataaagctgtgaaactcttgtccacaaacatgtgtagaaaacccatagctgggtcttaggaggttaaacactAAAAGCACAAGAAagagcttgtttgtttgtttgtttttttctctactgACAATAAATCaaaaattaactcataaagactcaatgctactttttgtgtcagttcccaaatgaaattttctctatatctaacctttcttaagggatttatcaccatttatcataatattatcc
The DNA window shown above is from Sphaeramia orbicularis chromosome 17, fSphaOr1.1, whole genome shotgun sequence and carries:
- the rgs20 gene encoding regulator of G-protein signaling 20, which produces MPCVRALRQWEIRPTSALRRICRTRILMWQRIRGLARACQHGVGYPVDYNDPDREEQEMVCLEPMGSERMEMRKRQMSVQQESAAGGTAPAQQGQPGQANPRGSNACCFCWCCCCSCSWNEDRDDRNRKASYDVKEGTADCEDCPKPTLEEVRSWGQSFDKLMCCPAGRNSFRQFLRTEFSEENMLFWLACEEFCKETNKSAIEEKARVIYEDYISILSPKEVSLDSRVREAINRNMLEPTSHTFDDAQLQIYTLMQRDSYPRYMNSPAYKNLLNTLSEQSPES